The Nitrospira sp. nucleotide sequence GGACCCGCATTTGCCCGTAATCATCGTCACGGCCAGCACGGCGACGGAGAAAACGGTGGGGTCGCTGACGCGGGGGGCCTTCGCCTATTTAACCAAACCCTACCATCGCGAGGAACTCCGCCAGACGCTCCGCCGCGCGATCGGGGTCAAGGAACTGGCGGTGAAAGCCCAGCGCGCCGAACATCTCCTGACGGAAAGCGAAGACCGCTTCCGCTCACTGGTGGAGTCAGCCAGCGATGCCATCGTGGTGGCCGATGGGCGGGGCATCATCCTCTCGCACAATCGATCAGCTGCGACCATGTTCGGCTATTCGAACCATGATCTGATCGGAAAATCGCTCACGGTTCTCATGCCGTCACGGTATCACTATCGCCACAACGCCGGCCTGGCCCGTCTGGAAGCAACCGGATCGGGGCGTCTCATCGGATCGGTCATCGAACTCCAGGGGCTCAAGCAGGACGGCACCGAATTTCCGATCGAACTCTCGCTGGCTACCTGGAAAACCGAAACCGGCAACTACTATAGCGGTATCATCCGCGACAGTTCCCAACGAAAACAGACGGAGCGGGCGCTGGATGAATTGCGTCGCCGGCATAGCCTTATCCTGACGCAGGCCGGCGAGGGCATCTATGGCATCGATCGCCAGGGGCTCGCTACGTTCGTGAATCCGCGCGCGGCCGCGATACTCGGGTATTCGGTGGAAGACTTGATCGGACGCCCCATGCATGCGCTCCTGCACCACACCAGAATCGACGGGACCCCGTACCCCGACGCCTCTTGCCCGATCTACGCCGCCCTGCACGACGGCGAAATCCATCGCATCACCCATGAAGTATTTTGGAAGCGTGATGGCACCAGCTTCCCCGTCGAATACGTCAGTTCCCCGCTGTGGGAGGACGACACCGTCGCCGGGGCGGTCGTGGTCTTTCATGATACAACGAAACAGTGGCGTGTCGAATCGGGATTGCGGGAACGGGAAGACCGCTTGGAATGTGTGATCCGCGGATCGAGCGACGGGTTTTGGGATGGACAGGTTCTGCCCGGCCAGCCGTGGCATCACCCTCACACGCCGGTCTGGTGGTCTCCGCGGGTGCGCGAGTTGTTAGGATATAGCCGGGAGGAGTTTCCGGACATCCTGGAAAGCTGGATGTCCCGGTTGCACCCTGAAGATCGTGAGCGAGCCCTGGCCGCATTGCGCGCGCACATGGAACAACACGAGCCCTACGACGTGGAGTACCGGCTCCTCGCGAAACAGG carries:
- a CDS encoding PAS domain S-box protein; the protein is MAGEAPSHTVLVVEDNPDIAVSLQDLLAHDGYTVYTADSCAGALTRLHAHHFNAVLLDLTLPDGDGLEVLATIQQLDPHLPVIIVTASTATEKTVGSLTRGAFAYLTKPYHREELRQTLRRAIGVKELAVKAQRAEHLLTESEDRFRSLVESASDAIVVADGRGIILSHNRSAATMFGYSNHDLIGKSLTVLMPSRYHYRHNAGLARLEATGSGRLIGSVIELQGLKQDGTEFPIELSLATWKTETGNYYSGIIRDSSQRKQTERALDELRRRHSLILTQAGEGIYGIDRQGLATFVNPRAAAILGYSVEDLIGRPMHALLHHTRIDGTPYPDASCPIYAALHDGEIHRITHEVFWKRDGTSFPVEYVSSPLWEDDTVAGAVVVFHDTTKQWRVESGLREREDRLECVIRGSSDGFWDGQVLPGQPWHHPHTPVWWSPRVRELLGYSREEFPDILESWMSRLHPEDRERALAALRAHMEQHEPYDVEYRLLAKQGKYRWFRARGQAVWDDNGRPFRMAGSLQCITDRKRMEEALRRSERLLKDVIDNTTAVIYVKGLDGRYVLTNRRFGQLFNLTTDQIVGRTDHDLFPREIADAFSANDRQVLECKAPVEYDETAPHRDGLRHYISIKFPLCDETGTPYAVCGISTDITERKRLGDALRINEERVQLALMTARVGIWDWNLQTDHCYWSPIVNDLLDLPVGAGPLSREEFLARVYPEDQATVLAALLEAPKSSQPEFAYAHRVRRADGTLQWLSWSGHVVRSATGTATRILGTVQSISTGQVPPSEPTQTGRKAPEKPRHDNLRS